GGCGCGGGAGCGTAGCGTGGACGGTATGACGCAGGCAGGTCAAGCCTCGCCGCCGCCCGGCCCCGTGCCACCGCGCCCGAGCCGCGTGCGCCGTGCGGTGCTGGCCGCAGGCCGCGTGGTGGTGTGGCTGGTGCTGCTGTGCATTACGCTGCCTGCCGTGCTGCTGCTGGTGCTGACCATGCGCCTTTCGGCAGGCCCGCTTGAGGTTACGCCGGTGGTGCGCCTGTTCATGCCGCTGCCAGTGGCCCATGGGCGCCGGCATGAGGATATTATTGGCAGCCTGTCGGCCGAGCATGTGCGGCTGGGCTGGAATGCGATGCATGAGGGGCTGCGTGCGCCGTTCGTGATCTGGGTGGAGGATGTGCGCATTGCGCGGCGTGATGGCCACGTGGCCGATACGCTGCGCCGGGGCCGCATCACGCTCGACACCCCGGCGCTGGCGCATGGCGTCGTGCGCATTCTTGAGCTGTCGGTCTCGCATGGGCGGCTGCAGCTCGCGCGCAGCCATGAGGGCAAGATCGGCCTCGATCTCGGCCCGGACACGCCCTATCCCGGGCACAAGCCCGAAGAGCAATCCCCCCTCGATATGACCGCGCTGCGCCAGGCCGTGGTGTCGGATACGCATGTGCAGTTCACCGATCGCATGACCGGGCGCAACTGGCGGCTGGGCGAGGCGGATGCCCGGCTGAAAGTGGTGAACGATACCGGGCAGAAAGGGGTGGAGGGCGATGTCCGCCTCGGGCTGGAAGGCAATGGCGAGCGGCTGGTGCTGCACGGGCAGGGCACCCATGCCGGCCCCCGTCATGTGGACTGGACGCTGGTGCTCGACCCCATCAGCCCGGCGGCCTTCGCACCGGGGCAGAAGGAAGTCGCCCCGCTCGACCTGCCGGTGGGCGGACGGCTGCAGGTCGCTTTCCGCGATGGGGGGCAGGATCAGGGCTTTCTCATGCCGCGCGACTTCACGCTGCATCTTGATGCTGGCAACGGGCAGGTCACCACGCGCAAGGCCGGGCAGTTCCTGGTGGGCGAGGGGGTGGCCGATCTTGCCGGGTCGCTGGGGCCGGGACCGGCCAGCGCGCCGTTTGATGGCCCGCTGAAGGTGGCGCTGCGCAACCTTGAACTGCACCTGCGCGCGCCGGGCCATGCCGATGATGATGGCAGCGGCCCCACGCTGAACGCCACGGCGGCGCTGAGTGCCGCATCGCTGATGAAGCCTGCCCACGTGCAGCTTGATGTGGGCGCGCATGCGCGGGCGCTGGAGTTTGAAACGCTTGGTGCGTTCTGGCCGCCCGCCGCCATGAAAGGCGCGCGCCGGTGGGTGACCGAAAACATACCGCATGGTCATGTGCGGCAGTTGCAGGTCAATATGGGCCTGACCAGCCACAAGGGCTGGGGGGGAATGAATCTTGCCTCGCTGGGCGGCACGATCGATGCCGATACGATGGAACTGCACTGGCTCAGCCCCATTCCGCCGCTGCATGATATGGATGCCCATCTGACCTTTGATGGCCCCGATGAGATCATGATCCATTTCGGCCATGCGTACCAGCTGGTTGATCTCGCGGGGCGGCATGTCGATGCCACGGGCACCGGGCGTATCGAGGTCGGCCCCGGCTCCATGCGCATTACCGGCCTGAACGAGAAGGTGCAGGTCGGCGACATCAACGTGACCCTGCTTGGCAATGCGCGCGATGTGCTGGCGCTGCTGGCCGAGCCGCGGCTCAACGTGCTCTCTCGCCACCCCATGTCGTTCACGCATCCGTCGGGGCGGGCCAATGTGTCGCTGCACATAGCCCTGCCGCTTGATGCGCATGTGCGCCTCGACCAGATCGACCTGCGCAGCCATACCGATCTGGCACAGGTGCATCTGGGCAATGTGGTGGTGGGGCGCCCGCTCGATAATGGCGCGCTGGGCATCGATGCCACCACCAACGGCCTGCTTTTGCAGGGCACGGGCGTGCTGGCGGGCATTCCGTCAAGCGTGATCTACACCATGGACTTCCGCAGCGGGCCGATGGTCCATGCGGTGGAAAGTGCCAGCCTGCAGGGCCATGTCACGCCGGAGGGGGTGAAGCGGGCCGGATTCGAGATGGGCGAGCATTTCTCGGGCAGCGCCCTGCTTGATGTGGATTACGACCGCTACGTGGGCGGCAAGGCGCAGGTGAATATCGACCTTGATCTTGATCGCGCGGCGCTGGCCATCCCCATCTGGTCCAAGAAGGTGGGGCAGGAGGCCAATGCCTCGGTTGAGCTTGACCTCGACCACGGGCAGATCGCGGGCATCGAGAACATGCGCGCCGTCGGCCCCGACCTGCTGATTGATGGCCATGCCGAGACCTCGGGCGGGGTAACGCGCCGCCTCGTGCTGCGGGGCTTTCGTATCGGGCGTTCGGTGGGCAATGCCTCGGTGCTGCTGCCGCAGCGCGAGAGCGACCCCATTGGCGTGAATGTGGCGGCGAAGGTGCTTGACCTCTCGCCGCTGGTCTCGTTCCAGACCGCGCCTGACAGTTCGGCGGCGACCAAGGTGGCCGCCCATCAGGGCGATAGCGGCGGCTACCACATGCCTGAAATGGCGACCGGGCGCGTCAACGGTCCGCCGGGCCGCCGGTGGGACCTGAACGTCGATGCCCGCACCCTGTATTACGGCCCCACCGATACGCTGACCAACGTGCACAGCCACCTTGAAACCAATGGCGTGCGCCTGACCCGTGGCGTGCTGACGGTGGAAGGCCCGGTGCCCGCGCAGGCGCACCTGACCCAGCAGGGCAATGCCCGCCTGCTTGACGTGCATGTGGCAAGCCTGGGCGACCTGCTGCATGACATGAAGGTGACCGACGAGATGCAGGGGGGTGTGACCGACATCACCGGGCAGTTTGATGACAGTTCGGCCACGGCTCCCTTCTCGGGCACGGTGCATATGGGGCCGTTCAAGCTGCGCAACGTGCCCGCCATTGTCAGGCTGGCCAATAACGCCTCGATCTATGGCTGGCTGCGCGCGCCGCATGCGCCGGGCATGCAGATCGAGCAGCTCAACGCGCCCGTGAAGATGGATGAAGGCAACATCCATATCTCTGACGGGCTGGTCAGCAACGCATCCCTCGGGGCCACGGTGTCAGGTGAGGTGAACCTGGAGAAGAAGACCCTCAACCTTGATGGCACCATCATCCCCGCCTTTGCGGTCAATGCCGCACCCGGCCACCTGCCTGGCCTGCTGGGCTGGCTGTTCAGCCCGGAGAAGAATGGCGGCGTGCTGTCGGCCACCTATCAGGTGACCGGACCGATGGGTAATCCAGCTGTGCATGTGAACCCCTATGCCATGCTGCTGCCCGGCTTCCTGCGCAACCTCATGCATGTGCATTGAGCTCACGGGGAAAAGCTTCAAAAAAAAGCCGCCTTTTTTGTAAAAAGGCGGCACCCAGAAACTTTTATCTTTTATTTTGATTTCAGTCTTCTGGCGTAATGCGGTCATGGCCGGGCAGCACGAACAGCACGGTCAGAAGCGAGCAGGCGATGCAGCCGGTCACATACCAGTAGAACAGCCCTTCATGCCCGATCTGCTTGAACCACAGCGCCACATATTCCGCCGTGCCGCCAAACACCGATACGGTCAGCGCATAGGGTAGTGCCACGCCAAGCGCGCGCACGCGAGTGGGGAAGAGTTCGGCCTTCACCACCGCGTTGATCGACGTGTAGCCCGAAATACCGATCAGTGCCGCCGTAACCAGGCCAAAGGCAGCCAGCGGCGAATGTACGGTGGAAATGGCCTCCATGAGCGGCACGGTACCAAGGCAGCCGATCACGCCAAAGGACAGCAGCAGCCGCCTGCGGCCCACCCGGTCTGACAGCGCGCCAAAGGCGGGCTGGATCAGCGCGAACACGAAGAGCGATGCAGTGGAGACCAGCGTGGACTGCTCCTTGGCCAGCCCCGCCGTGTTGACCAGATATTTCTGCATGTAGATGGTGAAAGTATAGAACGCCACCGTGCCACCAAGCGTCAGGCCGCACACGCCCAGCACCTCGCGCGGGTGGTGCAGCAGCACGCGCAGGCCGCCATGGGCGTTCCTGTCCTTGGTGGCGGCGCTGAACTGTTCGCTCTCGGCCATGCCACGGCGGAACCACAGGATGGACAGTGCCAGCAGCGCACCAATGCCAAACGGTACCCGCCAGCCCCATGTGCCAAGCTGTGCCGGGCTGAGCAGCACGAACTGCAGTGCGAGCAGCACCACAAGGGCCAGCAACTGCCCCATCACCAGCGTGACATACTGGAAGCTGGCATAAAACCCGCGCTGGGCCGGGGGCGCAATTTCGGACAGATAGGTCGCACTCGCCCCATATTCCCCACCAAGGCTCAGCCCCTGCAACAGGCGGGCGAGCAGCAGCACGGAGGGGGCGGCAAGCCCGATCTGCTCATAGGTCGGGCACAGGGCAATGGCGAGCGAGCCCGCGCACATGGCAATGATTGACACGCTGAGTGCGGCCCGCCTGCCATGGCGGTCGGCCATGAGCCCCATCAGCCAGCCGCCTACCGGGCGCATCAGGAAGCCGATGGCAAACACCGCCGCACTGCGCAGCAACTCGCTCGTGGGGTTGCCGGGCGGGAAGAACGAATGGGCAAAATACATGGAAAATGCTGCATAGACGTACCAATCGTAATATTCGATCAGATTGCCCGATGAACCCGCAACAATGCTTCGTATTCTCTGCGCGGTGGTCAGTGCGCCGGTCTGGGGCTTGAAAACAGGCATGGTATGAACCCTATGGACGCAAATGGAGAGGCGAAAAGGAAAGCGGGGCGTCAGTGAATGGTAGGCCGGGGCTGGTCTTCAGCGCCAAGGACGGGTGTATCGGCCTGCGCATCGCTGATCCGCCCCGACAGGGCGGCGGCAAGGCGTTGTGTATCGAGCGCGCCCTCCCACCGGGCCAGCACGATGGTCGCCACCGCATTGCCGATGATGTTGGTCAGTGACCGACATTCGGACATGAACCGGTCAATGCCCAAAATCAGCCCCATCCCCGCCACCGGCACGTCAGGCACCACCGCCAGTGTTGCCGCAAGGGTAACGAAACCGGCCCCCGTAACACCTGCCGCCCCCTTGGAACTGATCATGGCCACCAGCAGCAGGCTGAGCTGCTGGCCCAGCCCCAGATGCACGTCGGTCGCCTGGGCAATGAACAGGGCCGAGAGTGACATGTAGATGTTGGTGCCATCAAGGTTGAAGGAATAACCCATCGGCACCACAAGCCCGACCACGGAAGGCGCGCAGCCTGCGTTTTCGAGCCGGGTCATGAGGGTGGGCAGGGCGGATTCAGAGGAACTCGTGCCCAGCACGATCAGCAGTTCCTCGCGCAAGTAGCGCAGCAGCGGCAGGATGCGAAACCCGTTCCACCGCGCCACAACCCCAAGAATGACCAGCACGAACAGGGCGGAGGTGGCATAGAATGTGGCCACCAGGAAGAAAAGATGCAGCACCGCGCCAATGCCAAAGCGGCCGATGGTGAAGGCCATTGCGCCGAGTGCCCCGATGGGGGCTGCGTACATGACCAGCCGCACCACGCCAAACACCAGCTGCGTCAGCTGCTTGAGCAGGGTCAGGATGGCGTGGCCCCTGCTGCCCATGCGCGACAGGCTGATGCTGAACAGGATGGCAACGAGCAGCACCTGCAATATGTCGCCCGACACGAAGGCGCTGACTACCGTATCGGGGATGATGTTGAGCAGGAAATCGCTGAACGAATGCGCCTGCGCCTTTGCCGTGTAGGCGGCCACCGCGTGCGCATCCAGCGTTGCGGGGCTGGCGTGGATATGCGCGCCCGGCTGCACCACGTTGGCTACGATCATGCCGACCACCAGCGCAAGCGAGGAGAATGCGAGGAAATAGACCATCGCCTTGCCCGCAAGCCTGCCCGCCTGCCCAAGGTCGGACAGGCCCGCAACGCCCGTCACGACCGTAAGGAAGATCACCGGCGGGATCACCATCTTGACCAGGCGGATGAAGCCATCCCCCAGCGGTTTGAGGGCCACCGCCGCATGCGGGCAGAAATGCCCCAGCGCAATGCCCGCCACCACCGCGATGATCACCTGCGCATACAGGCTGGTGAACAGGGATCTGCCGCGCGCGGGCTGGCCCTGCGGGCAGGTCGGCGTTGGCTTGGGCATGGTAAGGCGGGTCCTTGGGGTCGGGTCGGTTCTATGTGCCGCAAACGGGCGGAGTGGCGGCATGCCGGGGGCACGCTAGTGGGTTTTGGCGC
This is a stretch of genomic DNA from Komagataeibacter xylinus. It encodes these proteins:
- a CDS encoding MFS transporter, which encodes MPVFKPQTGALTTAQRIRSIVAGSSGNLIEYYDWYVYAAFSMYFAHSFFPPGNPTSELLRSAAVFAIGFLMRPVGGWLMGLMADRHGRRAALSVSIIAMCAGSLAIALCPTYEQIGLAAPSVLLLARLLQGLSLGGEYGASATYLSEIAPPAQRGFYASFQYVTLVMGQLLALVVLLALQFVLLSPAQLGTWGWRVPFGIGALLALSILWFRRGMAESEQFSAATKDRNAHGGLRVLLHHPREVLGVCGLTLGGTVAFYTFTIYMQKYLVNTAGLAKEQSTLVSTASLFVFALIQPAFGALSDRVGRRRLLLSFGVIGCLGTVPLMEAISTVHSPLAAFGLVTAALIGISGYTSINAVVKAELFPTRVRALGVALPYALTVSVFGGTAEYVALWFKQIGHEGLFYWYVTGCIACSLLTVLFVLPGHDRITPED
- the dctA gene encoding C4-dicarboxylate transporter DctA, coding for MPKPTPTCPQGQPARGRSLFTSLYAQVIIAVVAGIALGHFCPHAAVALKPLGDGFIRLVKMVIPPVIFLTVVTGVAGLSDLGQAGRLAGKAMVYFLAFSSLALVVGMIVANVVQPGAHIHASPATLDAHAVAAYTAKAQAHSFSDFLLNIIPDTVVSAFVSGDILQVLLVAILFSISLSRMGSRGHAILTLLKQLTQLVFGVVRLVMYAAPIGALGAMAFTIGRFGIGAVLHLFFLVATFYATSALFVLVILGVVARWNGFRILPLLRYLREELLIVLGTSSSESALPTLMTRLENAGCAPSVVGLVVPMGYSFNLDGTNIYMSLSALFIAQATDVHLGLGQQLSLLLVAMISSKGAAGVTGAGFVTLAATLAVVPDVPVAGMGLILGIDRFMSECRSLTNIIGNAVATIVLARWEGALDTQRLAAALSGRISDAQADTPVLGAEDQPRPTIH
- a CDS encoding AsmA-like C-terminal region-containing protein — translated: MTQAGQASPPPGPVPPRPSRVRRAVLAAGRVVVWLVLLCITLPAVLLLVLTMRLSAGPLEVTPVVRLFMPLPVAHGRRHEDIIGSLSAEHVRLGWNAMHEGLRAPFVIWVEDVRIARRDGHVADTLRRGRITLDTPALAHGVVRILELSVSHGRLQLARSHEGKIGLDLGPDTPYPGHKPEEQSPLDMTALRQAVVSDTHVQFTDRMTGRNWRLGEADARLKVVNDTGQKGVEGDVRLGLEGNGERLVLHGQGTHAGPRHVDWTLVLDPISPAAFAPGQKEVAPLDLPVGGRLQVAFRDGGQDQGFLMPRDFTLHLDAGNGQVTTRKAGQFLVGEGVADLAGSLGPGPASAPFDGPLKVALRNLELHLRAPGHADDDGSGPTLNATAALSAASLMKPAHVQLDVGAHARALEFETLGAFWPPAAMKGARRWVTENIPHGHVRQLQVNMGLTSHKGWGGMNLASLGGTIDADTMELHWLSPIPPLHDMDAHLTFDGPDEIMIHFGHAYQLVDLAGRHVDATGTGRIEVGPGSMRITGLNEKVQVGDINVTLLGNARDVLALLAEPRLNVLSRHPMSFTHPSGRANVSLHIALPLDAHVRLDQIDLRSHTDLAQVHLGNVVVGRPLDNGALGIDATTNGLLLQGTGVLAGIPSSVIYTMDFRSGPMVHAVESASLQGHVTPEGVKRAGFEMGEHFSGSALLDVDYDRYVGGKAQVNIDLDLDRAALAIPIWSKKVGQEANASVELDLDHGQIAGIENMRAVGPDLLIDGHAETSGGVTRRLVLRGFRIGRSVGNASVLLPQRESDPIGVNVAAKVLDLSPLVSFQTAPDSSAATKVAAHQGDSGGYHMPEMATGRVNGPPGRRWDLNVDARTLYYGPTDTLTNVHSHLETNGVRLTRGVLTVEGPVPAQAHLTQQGNARLLDVHVASLGDLLHDMKVTDEMQGGVTDITGQFDDSSATAPFSGTVHMGPFKLRNVPAIVRLANNASIYGWLRAPHAPGMQIEQLNAPVKMDEGNIHISDGLVSNASLGATVSGEVNLEKKTLNLDGTIIPAFAVNAAPGHLPGLLGWLFSPEKNGGVLSATYQVTGPMGNPAVHVNPYAMLLPGFLRNLMHVH